In the genome of Planktothrix tepida PCC 9214, one region contains:
- a CDS encoding helix-turn-helix domain-containing protein translates to MLLETTPKEKLASLVRELRGNKSQRSFAKLLGVSYYAVQTWEKQAVWPDDENLEKLAKLKGWTKEQLQLYLHISQVASSTSLNNSSIGHSQAWNVKPTDSTQPLGLSIADLLEEVRALPFEAAVQVAQVALQTIEAKRSLVSSEH, encoded by the coding sequence ATGCTGCTGGAGACTACACCTAAAGAAAAGTTAGCGAGTTTAGTTAGAGAACTGCGGGGTAATAAAAGCCAACGCAGCTTTGCGAAGCTTTTGGGTGTGAGTTACTATGCCGTGCAAACTTGGGAAAAGCAAGCAGTGTGGCCAGATGATGAGAATTTGGAAAAGTTGGCTAAGTTAAAAGGATGGACTAAAGAGCAACTTCAGCTATATCTACATATTTCTCAAGTAGCATCCTCAACCTCACTCAACAATAGCTCTATTGGCCACAGTCAAGCTTGGAATGTAAAACCTACAGATTCAACTCAACCTTTGGGTTTATCGATTGCAGATTTGCTAGAGGAAGTCAGAGCTTTGCCATTTGAAGCGGCGGTTCAAGTGGCTCAAGTTGCACTACAAACGATAGAAGCTAAACGCTCTTTGGTGAGTTCTGAACATTGA